The DNA window TGTCCGAAAAGTCTGAATTTCAAGGTTACTCTGTTCAACACCCGCTTTGCAAGTGTAATGAGTGTTGTGTTTTCGAAGCAGTTGACAAGAATGGGAACGAAGTGATCTTGAGAGAAATGTATTCAACAGGTGATGTGGCAAGGCAGAGAAATAGTGACGATAAGTACATTGACGCGTTCGGTACCAGTGAAAACAGTACCGTTTACGTTTATCGCTCTCAGAATTTTGCAAGGGAGGGGAACGACTACTTCAGTTACCCTGGTAGTGACTGCAACGAGTTGCCCACCATTTTGTTGCGCGGTAATGCTCTAGACCACTTGAACATGGGCCACAAAACGGCTCATGGTTTGAACACTCCGTGTGCTCGCTATGACAATGCAGACGAGAAATTGACGTTTGTCGAAAGTGTACCGAAGAGGGACGGCATGAAGAAATGCCTGCATTCGTGTAAAAACAGAGTCAGAACGCCTGTTCCATCTTCAATCAAGTCCGATGACTCCATATGTTCTCCAGCGGCGTCCTTCGAATATATCATGGACGATACGGATAGTTATTTATTTGATTCGTCCACCAATGGcgaagaggacgaggatgaagaggaaggaGACGAATCCGAGTCTAGTACTGGAGTCAGAAAGGATGTTGCTAAACCCAATGATACCATACTGAAAAAACCTTCGAAGTTTAAGAAGTTTTTCTCATTCAACCCCAAGAGGTCCCCCTCTCAACTTGAAGCTatcaagaggaaacagcGTTTCCTACCGGGGAAAGTTTCTGCTCCCATCGCTCCAGTTCATTCCATCCTTAAAAAGGGCGATGGAACTAAAGATGATCTTGCCAACGGCGATAACACGGATGAACTGCATATTAAGATCGAGAACTCTTCCCCTAAGATCATCCGCTCAGAGCATCACCAGATACGAAAAACGCCCATCCCACCATCGCTACAGTCAATCGCAAATAAAGAGGGTAAAATGCAGAAAGCACAGACAGACTCTATTGCTCAACAGAATCAGCGTTGTGAACAAGAGGACAAACTGACGAATAATACAGACCTCGACTTgaaaatgatgaaaagttcaatgttgagaagaagaagaagtgtTCACATATAGCAAGAACGGTTAATAatgtattttcttttgtaaATGGGTGTATACTTATTCAACTTTAACATCAATGTAATATTATCACGGTCTCTCTGAGGAGTTCTCATTTTTTGTatgaaaaaataaattgtAATAATCAAATATATGACTTTCATCTACAAAGTAAGCATCACGACTGATAAGATACACAACCCGTTGAGAATGCTTAGGAGCAGCATCTGTGGGAGGAACCTACTGAGAACAACTAGAGTGAGACCTTTTGCCAGTCTTTGGCGAAATGCTTCCACTCTAACGTTTCTAGAGACAAGTCAGGGTAAAGGTTTGACTCCGTCTTCACTGAGTGTTTTATCCGCCGCaaaacagttgaagaatCCGATTGTGGCCATACTGTTGGGTCCAGACGCAAAAGAATCGTCAAGTACGTTGCTGGAAAAGTTTGAATGTTTGGGACTTGAAAAAGTTATTGTCGTAGGCGACAAAAGGTTGGAACACTACTTACCAGAGCTTGTGTCGCCTTTACTGAAGGACCTGCTAAGCAAGGGTGACTATTCACATTTTGTTATGGCCAGCAATTACGTGGGGAAGAGTATCCTCCCTCGTGTTGCCGCATTGCTGGACAACCAGCCCGTTTGCGATGTAGTGGCCATTAAGGATCCCAAAACTTTTGTCAGACCAATCTACGCTGGTAACGCGTTGTCTGTCGTTAAGTGTTCTCAGGATAAAACGCTAATAAGTATCCGTGCTTCAGCGTTTGAACCAGTTACCGCAGGATCTTCAAAGACGGCCAAAATTGAGGAGTTAAACTATGAGCGAACAGAAGAGGTCGATATTCGTTGGGAAGGTTGCAAAATGGTAGATTCCGATATGCCTGATTTGACCTCTGCCAagattgttgttgctggtggtaGAGCACTGAAGGACAAGGAAACTTTTGACTCCTTGTTGGTTCCACTAGCTAAGAAACTACATGGAGCTATTGGTGCGACAAGAGCTGCTGTGGATAATGGGTTCTGTAACAATTCTTTGCAGGTTGGCCAAACGGGCAAAATCGTGGCACCGGACTTGTACATCGCTGCCGGTATATCCGGAGCTGTGCAACATCTTGCAGGGATGAAGGATTCCAAAATAGTGGTCGCA is part of the Huiozyma naganishii CBS 8797 chromosome 4, complete genome genome and encodes:
- the AIM45 gene encoding Aim45p (similar to Saccharomyces cerevisiae YPR004C; ancestral locus Anc_8.100), with the translated sequence MLRSSICGRNLLRTTRVRPFASLWRNASTLTFLETSQGKGLTPSSLSVLSAAKQLKNPIVAILLGPDAKESSSTLLEKFECLGLEKVIVVGDKRLEHYLPELVSPLLKDLLSKGDYSHFVMASNYVGKSILPRVAALLDNQPVCDVVAIKDPKTFVRPIYAGNALSVVKCSQDKTLISIRASAFEPVTAGSSKTAKIEELNYERTEEVDIRWEGCKMVDSDMPDLTSAKIVVAGGRALKDKETFDSLLVPLAKKLHGAIGATRAAVDNGFCNNSLQVGQTGKIVAPDLYIAAGISGAVQHLAGMKDSKIVVAINNDPDAPIFKNADLGIEGDVFEILPELTKKLP
- the HAL1 gene encoding Hal1p (similar to Saccharomyces cerevisiae HAL1 (YPR005C); ancestral locus Anc_8.102) — its product is MLSEKSEFQGYSVQHPLCKCNECCVFEAVDKNGNEVILREMYSTGDVARQRNSDDKYIDAFGTSENSTVYVYRSQNFAREGNDYFSYPGSDCNELPTILLRGNALDHLNMGHKTAHGLNTPCARYDNADEKLTFVESVPKRDGMKKCLHSCKNRVRTPVPSSIKSDDSICSPAASFEYIMDDTDSYLFDSSTNGEEDEDEEEGDESESSTGVRKDVAKPNDTILKKPSKFKKFFSFNPKRSPSQLEAIKRKQRFLPGKVSAPIAPVHSILKKGDGTKDDLANGDNTDELHIKIENSSPKIIRSEHHQIRKTPIPPSLQSIANKEGKMQKAQTDSIAQQNQRCEQEDKLTNNTDLDLKMMKSSMLRRRRSVHI